Proteins encoded by one window of Candidatus Neptunochlamydia vexilliferae:
- a CDS encoding F-box-like domain-containing protein — translation MSAVSDYEQRGVKRSRKADSSFQSEPQKRAKAVEYEQRGIAVLPSEVLRLILSYACISTQDEGCMVAVCKRWKALVENIRLDKVRNFAFGKKDWEEHFGTIGDEPPVPSNTWKLLHGRCPFGLGKRIKDSHLLALIPKTIDGEKFSLNSLIQFINGDYNKYRCKISERASNKCITEELGNRGILNSRWILITHSLLQGSKGMGPPQRDALIKKHTPYHVPPVLDAITAAVCHYLKTGKVFLKEHAYMRCYETTYGNWSGPRGPISVGSFNCRFGFHIHSFYYDTVGSGVGLFRNLSDPDCKYYKGFRATARRIK, via the coding sequence ATGAGTGCTGTGAGTGACTATGAGCAAAGGGGAGTAAAGAGAAGTAGAAAGGCGGATTCTTCCTTTCAATCGGAGCCACAAAAAAGAGCCAAGGCTGTAGAGTATGAGCAGAGGGGTATAGCGGTTTTACCTTCTGAAGTGTTACGACTAATCCTCAGTTACGCCTGTATATCTACTCAAGATGAGGGGTGTATGGTCGCTGTGTGTAAAAGATGGAAGGCTTTAGTTGAGAATATCCGATTAGACAAGGTTAGGAATTTTGCTTTTGGAAAAAAAGATTGGGAAGAGCATTTTGGGACTATCGGCGATGAACCGCCGGTTCCCTCAAACACCTGGAAGCTCTTGCATGGCCGTTGCCCCTTTGGCTTAGGAAAAAGGATAAAGGATTCCCATTTGCTGGCTCTTATCCCAAAAACTATTGATGGCGAGAAGTTTTCACTTAACTCTTTAATCCAATTTATCAATGGGGATTATAATAAGTATCGGTGCAAGATTTCGGAACGAGCATCTAATAAATGTATTACAGAAGAGCTTGGAAATAGGGGGATTTTAAATAGTCGGTGGATACTTATTACCCACTCTCTTTTGCAAGGGAGTAAGGGGATGGGGCCTCCTCAAAGAGATGCTCTTATAAAAAAGCACACACCCTACCATGTTCCGCCGGTACTCGATGCGATTACTGCAGCAGTATGCCACTACTTAAAGACGGGAAAAGTTTTCTTAAAAGAGCATGCGTACATGAGATGTTATGAAACCACTTATGGTAATTGGAGCGGTCCTAGAGGACCAATTTCAGTAGGCTCTTTTAATTGTCGGTTTGGATTTCATATCCACAGCTTTTATTACGATACTGTAGGGAGTGGCGTGGGTCTTTTTAGGAACCTATCCGATCCTGACTGTAAATATTATAAGGGGTTTCGGGCTACTGCAAGAAGGATAAAGTAG
- a CDS encoding rhomboid family intramembrane serine protease, whose translation MRLLGTLEGEKEALRFYSFLKGEEIDCTYDPVPSSEGTYEFWVVHEDKIEQAAHWLSEFKKNPNDPRFDVKEHPIDTEGVAEEEEKEPVQLRALQMRQRVRSRMPLTRLIVIICALLYIWNGYQMADIAKEDPDQEMYSLTPLMTDLSYDMPTAASRAELSKKIFSEDRIGNPTVWDGLYEVVLGWPESKGELDAPLFVQIRQGEVWRLITPCFLHGSFLHILFNMLWLWMLGRQVEERTKKWQYILISLIIGIVSNTFQYLMSGPLFIGYSGIVCGLAGFIWMRQRRAPWEGYPLQRGTLIFLAVFVVGMVSLQVASFFLIRFQIANFSMNIANTAHISGALTGIVLGRIPFFSKGGV comes from the coding sequence ATGCGCTTATTAGGAACCCTTGAAGGAGAAAAAGAGGCTTTGCGGTTTTACTCCTTTTTAAAAGGGGAGGAGATCGACTGCACCTATGATCCTGTCCCTTCAAGTGAGGGGACCTATGAGTTTTGGGTCGTTCATGAGGATAAGATTGAGCAAGCGGCTCATTGGCTGAGCGAATTTAAGAAAAATCCCAATGATCCCCGGTTTGATGTCAAAGAGCATCCGATCGACACCGAAGGGGTAGCAGAGGAAGAAGAAAAAGAGCCGGTTCAGCTCCGAGCGCTCCAAATGCGTCAAAGAGTGCGTTCTCGGATGCCCTTGACCCGCCTTATCGTCATTATTTGCGCCTTGCTTTACATTTGGAACGGGTATCAGATGGCCGACATTGCCAAAGAAGATCCCGATCAGGAAATGTACTCCTTAACGCCGCTGATGACCGACCTCTCCTATGACATGCCAACCGCTGCTAGCCGGGCAGAGCTGAGCAAAAAGATCTTTTCCGAAGATCGGATAGGAAATCCCACCGTTTGGGATGGCCTTTATGAGGTCGTCCTTGGCTGGCCGGAATCCAAGGGAGAGCTTGATGCCCCCCTCTTTGTTCAGATTCGGCAGGGAGAGGTGTGGCGCCTTATCACCCCTTGCTTTCTCCATGGCAGCTTCCTCCATATTTTATTTAATATGCTCTGGCTTTGGATGCTGGGAAGGCAGGTCGAAGAGCGGACCAAGAAGTGGCAGTATATTCTCATCTCTCTGATTATCGGCATTGTGTCCAATACCTTTCAGTACCTGATGAGTGGCCCTCTTTTTATCGGCTATTCGGGGATTGTGTGTGGTCTTGCAGGATTTATCTGGATGCGGCAACGGCGGGCCCCCTGGGAGGGATATCCACTTCAACGGGGAACTTTGATCTTCCTAGCCGTTTTTGTTGTCGGAATGGTCTCCCTCCAAGTCGCCTCCTTTTTCCTTATTCGGTTCCAAATCGCCAATTTTTCCATGAATATCGCCAATACCGCCCACATTAGTGGCGCTTTGACGGGAATCGTTTTAGGGAGAATTCCCTTCTTCTCAAAAGGAGGGGTATGA
- a CDS encoding ribonuclease Z — MSVRDLIILGCSSQQPTRLRNHGAYLLRWNQEGFLFDPGEGTQRQFIFADVAPPTVTRIFVSHFHGDHCLGLGSMLMRLNLDRVNHPIHCYYPASGKVYFDRLRYGTIYHDHIQVIEHPVSKEGIVHQDGAFTIKAKFLDHGVDNVGWRIQEADTVKFDKDKLKAAGIRGPQVKELEAKGEIEIDGKRIKLEEVSWVRQGDIFTSVIDTKPCKNAVSLAKGAKLLLCESTYLEEHKDLAHSHNHMTAKQAAAIAKEAGAQKLILTHFSARYRDLKPFVEEAREIFPNVDVADDFKRFDFPLQDFLLTQK, encoded by the coding sequence ATGAGCGTTCGTGATCTGATCATCTTAGGGTGTTCCTCGCAGCAACCGACCCGTCTCCGCAATCATGGCGCCTACCTTTTGCGTTGGAACCAAGAGGGTTTTTTGTTTGATCCCGGTGAGGGAACGCAGCGGCAATTTATCTTTGCCGATGTAGCGCCCCCCACTGTTACCCGGATCTTTGTCAGCCACTTTCATGGAGACCACTGTTTGGGTCTTGGCTCGATGCTGATGCGCCTTAACCTTGACCGGGTCAATCATCCAATCCACTGCTACTATCCTGCCAGTGGAAAGGTCTACTTTGACCGTCTCCGCTACGGAACGATCTACCACGACCACATCCAGGTGATCGAGCACCCCGTTTCCAAAGAGGGGATCGTTCACCAAGATGGAGCCTTTACCATTAAAGCGAAGTTCCTTGACCATGGCGTTGATAACGTTGGCTGGCGGATTCAAGAGGCCGATACCGTTAAGTTTGACAAAGACAAACTTAAGGCAGCAGGCATCCGAGGGCCCCAAGTCAAAGAGCTCGAAGCCAAAGGGGAAATCGAGATCGATGGGAAACGGATCAAGCTAGAAGAGGTGAGCTGGGTGCGCCAAGGAGATATCTTTACCAGCGTGATCGACACCAAGCCCTGTAAAAATGCCGTCTCCCTTGCAAAGGGGGCCAAACTCCTTCTTTGTGAAAGCACCTATCTCGAAGAACATAAAGACTTAGCCCACTCCCATAACCACATGACCGCTAAGCAAGCAGCAGCCATTGCAAAGGAAGCTGGGGCGCAGAAGCTGATCCTCACTCACTTTTCAGCCCGCTACCGCGATCTGAAGCCTTTCGTCGAAGAGGCGCGCGAAATTTTCCCTAACGTTGATGTTGCTGATGACTTTAAGCGGTTTGACTTTCCTTTACAGGACTTCCTCCTAACCCAAAAATGA